A portion of the Drosophila innubila isolate TH190305 chromosome 3L unlocalized genomic scaffold, UK_Dinn_1.0 0_D_3L, whole genome shotgun sequence genome contains these proteins:
- the LOC117786288 gene encoding prominin-like protein isoform X2, whose translation MTADYLKSKATRHKNSGVKRRHRQIAYLAICSLSVIIFGFALATLIRPAHADEGNADSAVVWREGYDGFGTTHEKNNQPHYPNTEYTPYKQTSNYTKAPKPYSQAMDPVFNFTHLVFDKLLARKSALPPGYIVVKNQNTLSLGPKVEENDWRDLVAHYWIVLIWVFVLLLLVIIIPFISVCYCCFCCCRNCKEGCPPCDSEKDARRRCCYGMMMLLLVIGLLFGVIIAFVTNKMLDNGFDDTTATMRRGSDDTCTFLKDVSDNIHHLFVKNYDELNTNLQDILKHVHRHIFLDVMDTSEIKKLYEMERIFNNTPQVVKLFLTLQKLDKELRFNAAQLRDLLRGVKRDVNYACTVLCGSRECLQFLKTTEIEFLDSSKCLHLDMLPNTTSFLIASRDIVDQNISVIPKNGIRRVEEIGKQIKRAIDPLTPKIISDIQKGRDLFREQANSIRSIIDAVITDIHSNTVKSTKTFDDVYEKFGMDRSIVSVIVCVFLLVILFILTVSMICGCCGRRRRGYRDDCCSKGTGATCLLFAILLIFCVFSVTILIGLFYFIMGMITYQGACAPLRDQDKNELFRQIDSVIDLNRYLPHSERQSDSPLPPLRMSSAIKACQADQSIFELLQKNSLYDINDLIRIKVLRDPPDTKVPIFRADYNGFSVFTNEEKEEFGRASDGNLSKYHGSLYSKNLCLKITPVDLPTMANQLRDLRSSLWSQWGIYDWARTALENEAFNLEKINDEFYIKITTGIKQISETVSKIDKLILYNNLPYGDSIQALLQTADRAENFLKQRGQSYVNRLIDNATKTVEDQIDKYVQMVIRECNKNVGKCAPLAYIYDTGVDLICKRLVDPMNGFWVGVLLCGLLFLPILFVAHRLLCLYRKIDPYSAPAVGIVEGGDYLYDAYSEREREHEHVPLANVPKKRRKAYERRREQQDYYEDASPGVSRNSRGGGGVANGGGDAAAGSSNMRYNDVAPTHWDHEPPRYHNPPVAPPSSEYERPPPYYYPGASDQD comes from the exons ATGACAGCCGATTACCTCAAGTCAAAGGCGACGCGCCACAAAAATAGCGGCGTTAAGCGACGCCATCGGCAAATTGCCTATCTGGCCATATGCAGTCTCAGCGTGATAATATTTGGCTTTGCCTTGGCCACATTAATAAGGCCAGCTCACGCAGATGAAGGCAACGCAGACAGTGCCGTGGTGTGGCGCGAGGGATATGATGGATTCGGCACCACCCACGAGAAGAATAATCAGCCACATTATCCCAATACTGAATACACACCTTACAAGCAAACATCTAACTATACCAAAGCGCCCAAGCCCTACTCGCAGGCCATGGATCCCGTCTTCAATTTTACTCACTTGGTCTTTGATAAACTTCTAGCTCGTAAATCCGCATTGCCACCTG gATATATTGTGGTTAAGAACCAGAACACTCTTAGCCTGGGACCCAAGGTGGAGGAGAATGATTGGCGTGATCTCGTGGCGCATTACTGGATAGTTCTCATCTGGGTATTTGTCCTACTGCTTCTCGTAATTATCATACCCTTCATATC tgtttgctattgttgcttttgttgctgccgcaaTTGCAAAGAAGGATGTCCACCCTGCGATAGTGAAAAGGATGCACGCAGACGTTGCTGCTACGGAATGATGATGTTACTCTTAGTCATTGGTCTGCT TTTTGGCGTCATTATTGCATTTGTGACCAATAAAATGTTGGATAATGGCTTCGACGATACAACTGCAACCATGCGACGTGGCAGCGATGACACTTGCACCTTCCTCAAGGATGTATCCGACAACATTCATCATCTGTTTGTTAAGAACTATGATGAGTTAAATACAAATCTGCAAGACATCTTGAAAC ATGTACATAGACACATATTCTTGGACGTAATGGACACTTCGGAAATTAAGAAGCTTTATGAAATGGAGCGTATATTCAACAATACACCACAAGttgtgaaattatttttaactttacaAAAACTGGACAAGGAACTACGTTTTAATGCTGCTCAACTGCGAGATT TGCTGCGAGGCGTAAAGCGCGATGTAAACTATGCTTGTACAGTGCTCTGCGGCAGCCGGGAATGTCTACAGTTTTTAAAGACAACGGAGATTGAATTTCTTGACAGCTCAAAATGTCTACACTTGGATATG CTACCGAATACTACCTCGTTTTTGATTGCCAGTCGGGATATCGTTGATCAAAATATTTCCGTAATTCCCAAAAATGGCATAAGACGAGTTGAAGAGATTGGCAAACAGATTAAGCGAGCTATAGATCCTCTTACTCCCAAGATAATTTCGGATATTCAAAAGGGAAGAGATCTATTCCGCGAACAGGCAAACAGCATTCGCAGCATTATCGATGCGGTGATCACAGATATCCATTCGAATACAGTGAAGTCGACCAAGACATTCGACGATGTCTACGAAAAGTTTGGCATGGATCGAAGCATCGTTAGTGTCATTGTCTGCGTATTCCTATTGGTC ATTCTATTTATACTGACTGTATCTATGATCTGTGGCTGCTGCGGACGTCGCCGGCGTGGATATCGTGATGACTGTTGCAGCAAAGGAACAGGAGCAACTTGTCTCTTGTT TGCCATCTTGTTAATATTCTGCGTATTCTCAGTGACTATTCTGATTGGACTCTTCTACTTTATTATGGGCATGATAACCTATCAAGGTGCCTGTGCTCCTTTGAGGGATCAGGATAAGAATGAGCTATTCCGTCAGATAGATTCAGTTATTGATCTCAATCGCTATTTGCCTCACAGCGAACGTCAATCCGACTCACCGCTGCCGCCTCTTCGCATGTCAAGTGCAATTAAGGCTTGTCAAGCCGATCAATCGATCTTTGAGCTATTGCAAAAGAATAGTTTGTACGATATTAATGATCTAATACGTATTAAGGTTCTACGCGACCCTCCAGATACGAAAGTGCCAATATTTAGAGCGGATTACAACGGTTTTAGCGTATTCACGAATGAAGAGAAAGAAGAATTCGGACGAGCAAGTGATGGCAACCTATCGAAATACCATGGCTCTTTGTATTCAAAGAACTTATGCTTGAAGATAACTCCCGTTGATCTACCCACAATGGCCAATCAGTTGAGGGATCTACGTTCCAGTCTATGGAGTCAATGGGGTATTTATGATTGGGCCAGAACTGCACTGGAAAACGAGGCCTTCAATCTAGAAAAAATCAATgatgaattttatataaaaatcaccACGGGTATCAAACAAATATCCGAGACTGTATCTAAGATCGATAAATTGATACTGTACAATAACTTGCCCTATGGAGATTCCATTCAGGCCCTGCTTCAAACTGCAGATCGTGCCGAGAACTTTTTAAAACAGCGCGGACAGTCATACGTAAATAGATTAATTGACAATGCTACCAAAACGGTTGAGGATCAGATTGACAAATATGTCCAAATGGTGATTAGGGAGTGTAACAAAAACGTTGGCAAATGTGCTCCACTTGCCTATATCTATGATACTGGTGTAGATTTAATCTGCAAACGCCTGGTCGATCCAATG AATGGTTTCTGGGTAGGAGTTCTGCTCTGTGGATTGCTCTTCCTTCCCATACTCTTTGTGGCTCATCGCTTGTTGTGCTTGTACAGAAAAATCGATCCGTATTCGGCGCCAGCTGTTGGCATTGTTGAGGGCGG CGACTACTTGTACGATGCCTATAGCGAACGTGAGCGTGAGCACGAGCATGTGCCATTGGCCAA TGTGCCAAAGAAGCGTCGCAAGGCCTACGAGCGTCGACGGGAACAGCAGGACTATTATGAGGATGCATCGCCGGGCGTATCGCGTAATTCCCGTGGAGGCGGTGGTGTTGCTAATGGCGGTGGAGATGCCGCcgctggcagcagcaacatgcgCTATAACGATGTGGCACCGAC GCATTGGGATCATGAACCACCGCGTTACCACAATCCGCCCGTAGCGCCGCCATCATCTGAATATGAACGCCCACCGCCATACTATTATCCAGGTGCCTCCGACCAGGATTAA
- the LOC117786288 gene encoding prominin-like protein isoform X3 has protein sequence MTADYLKSKATRHKNSGVKRRHRQIAYLAICSLSVIIFGFALATLIRPAHADEGNADSAVVWREGYDGFGTTHEKNNQPHYPNTEYTPYKQTSNYTKAPKPYSQAMDPVFNFTHLVFDKLLARKSALPPGYIVVKNQNTLSLGPKVEENDWRDLVAHYWIVLIWVFVLLLLVIIIPFISVCYCCFCCCRNCKEGCPPCDSEKDARRRCCYGMMMLLLVIGLLFGVIIAFVTNKMLDNGFDDTTATMRRGSDDTCTFLKDVSDNIHHLFVKNYDELNTNLQDILKHVHRHIFLDVMDTSEIKKLYEMERIFNNTPQVVKLFLTLQKLDKELRFNAAQLRDLLRGVKRDVNYACTVLCGSRECLQFLKTTEIEFLDSSKCLHLDMLPNTTSFLIASRDIVDQNISVIPKNGIRRVEEIGKQIKRAIDPLTPKIISDIQKGRDLFREQANSIRSIIDAVITDIHSNTVKSTKTFDDVYEKFGMDRSIVSVIVCVFLLVILFILTVSMICGCCGRRRRGYRDDCCSKGTGATCLLFAILLIFCVFSVTILIGLFYFIMGMITYQGACAPLRDQDKNELFRQIDSVIDLNRYLPHSERQSDSPLPPLRMSSAIKACQADQSIFELLQKNSLYDINDLIRIKVLRDPPDTKVPIFRADYNGFSVFTNEEKEEFGRASDGNLSKYHGSLYSKNLCLKITPVDLPTMANQLRDLRSSLWSQWGIYDWARTALENEAFNLEKINDEFYIKITTGIKQISETVSKIDKLILYNNLPYGDSIQALLQTADRAENFLKQRGQSYVNRLIDNATKTVEDQIDKYVQMVIRECNKNVGKCAPLAYIYDTGVDLICKRLVDPMNGFWVGVLLCGLLFLPILFVAHRLLCLYRKIDPYSAPAVGIVEGGSDYLYDAYSEREREHEHVPLANVPKKRRKAYERRREQQDYYEDASPGVSRNSRGGGGVANGGGDAAAGSSNMRYNDVAPTAKIVAKDTRPKALAADGFF, from the exons ATGACAGCCGATTACCTCAAGTCAAAGGCGACGCGCCACAAAAATAGCGGCGTTAAGCGACGCCATCGGCAAATTGCCTATCTGGCCATATGCAGTCTCAGCGTGATAATATTTGGCTTTGCCTTGGCCACATTAATAAGGCCAGCTCACGCAGATGAAGGCAACGCAGACAGTGCCGTGGTGTGGCGCGAGGGATATGATGGATTCGGCACCACCCACGAGAAGAATAATCAGCCACATTATCCCAATACTGAATACACACCTTACAAGCAAACATCTAACTATACCAAAGCGCCCAAGCCCTACTCGCAGGCCATGGATCCCGTCTTCAATTTTACTCACTTGGTCTTTGATAAACTTCTAGCTCGTAAATCCGCATTGCCACCTG gATATATTGTGGTTAAGAACCAGAACACTCTTAGCCTGGGACCCAAGGTGGAGGAGAATGATTGGCGTGATCTCGTGGCGCATTACTGGATAGTTCTCATCTGGGTATTTGTCCTACTGCTTCTCGTAATTATCATACCCTTCATATC tgtttgctattgttgcttttgttgctgccgcaaTTGCAAAGAAGGATGTCCACCCTGCGATAGTGAAAAGGATGCACGCAGACGTTGCTGCTACGGAATGATGATGTTACTCTTAGTCATTGGTCTGCT TTTTGGCGTCATTATTGCATTTGTGACCAATAAAATGTTGGATAATGGCTTCGACGATACAACTGCAACCATGCGACGTGGCAGCGATGACACTTGCACCTTCCTCAAGGATGTATCCGACAACATTCATCATCTGTTTGTTAAGAACTATGATGAGTTAAATACAAATCTGCAAGACATCTTGAAAC ATGTACATAGACACATATTCTTGGACGTAATGGACACTTCGGAAATTAAGAAGCTTTATGAAATGGAGCGTATATTCAACAATACACCACAAGttgtgaaattatttttaactttacaAAAACTGGACAAGGAACTACGTTTTAATGCTGCTCAACTGCGAGATT TGCTGCGAGGCGTAAAGCGCGATGTAAACTATGCTTGTACAGTGCTCTGCGGCAGCCGGGAATGTCTACAGTTTTTAAAGACAACGGAGATTGAATTTCTTGACAGCTCAAAATGTCTACACTTGGATATG CTACCGAATACTACCTCGTTTTTGATTGCCAGTCGGGATATCGTTGATCAAAATATTTCCGTAATTCCCAAAAATGGCATAAGACGAGTTGAAGAGATTGGCAAACAGATTAAGCGAGCTATAGATCCTCTTACTCCCAAGATAATTTCGGATATTCAAAAGGGAAGAGATCTATTCCGCGAACAGGCAAACAGCATTCGCAGCATTATCGATGCGGTGATCACAGATATCCATTCGAATACAGTGAAGTCGACCAAGACATTCGACGATGTCTACGAAAAGTTTGGCATGGATCGAAGCATCGTTAGTGTCATTGTCTGCGTATTCCTATTGGTC ATTCTATTTATACTGACTGTATCTATGATCTGTGGCTGCTGCGGACGTCGCCGGCGTGGATATCGTGATGACTGTTGCAGCAAAGGAACAGGAGCAACTTGTCTCTTGTT TGCCATCTTGTTAATATTCTGCGTATTCTCAGTGACTATTCTGATTGGACTCTTCTACTTTATTATGGGCATGATAACCTATCAAGGTGCCTGTGCTCCTTTGAGGGATCAGGATAAGAATGAGCTATTCCGTCAGATAGATTCAGTTATTGATCTCAATCGCTATTTGCCTCACAGCGAACGTCAATCCGACTCACCGCTGCCGCCTCTTCGCATGTCAAGTGCAATTAAGGCTTGTCAAGCCGATCAATCGATCTTTGAGCTATTGCAAAAGAATAGTTTGTACGATATTAATGATCTAATACGTATTAAGGTTCTACGCGACCCTCCAGATACGAAAGTGCCAATATTTAGAGCGGATTACAACGGTTTTAGCGTATTCACGAATGAAGAGAAAGAAGAATTCGGACGAGCAAGTGATGGCAACCTATCGAAATACCATGGCTCTTTGTATTCAAAGAACTTATGCTTGAAGATAACTCCCGTTGATCTACCCACAATGGCCAATCAGTTGAGGGATCTACGTTCCAGTCTATGGAGTCAATGGGGTATTTATGATTGGGCCAGAACTGCACTGGAAAACGAGGCCTTCAATCTAGAAAAAATCAATgatgaattttatataaaaatcaccACGGGTATCAAACAAATATCCGAGACTGTATCTAAGATCGATAAATTGATACTGTACAATAACTTGCCCTATGGAGATTCCATTCAGGCCCTGCTTCAAACTGCAGATCGTGCCGAGAACTTTTTAAAACAGCGCGGACAGTCATACGTAAATAGATTAATTGACAATGCTACCAAAACGGTTGAGGATCAGATTGACAAATATGTCCAAATGGTGATTAGGGAGTGTAACAAAAACGTTGGCAAATGTGCTCCACTTGCCTATATCTATGATACTGGTGTAGATTTAATCTGCAAACGCCTGGTCGATCCAATG AATGGTTTCTGGGTAGGAGTTCTGCTCTGTGGATTGCTCTTCCTTCCCATACTCTTTGTGGCTCATCGCTTGTTGTGCTTGTACAGAAAAATCGATCCGTATTCGGCGCCAGCTGTTGGCATTGTTGAGGGCGG CAGCGACTACTTGTACGATGCCTATAGCGAACGTGAGCGTGAGCACGAGCATGTGCCATTGGCCAA TGTGCCAAAGAAGCGTCGCAAGGCCTACGAGCGTCGACGGGAACAGCAGGACTATTATGAGGATGCATCGCCGGGCGTATCGCGTAATTCCCGTGGAGGCGGTGGTGTTGCTAATGGCGGTGGAGATGCCGCcgctggcagcagcaacatgcgCTATAACGATGTGGCACCGAC cgCTAAAATTGTGGCTAAAGACACAAGGCCAAAAGCACTGGCGGCAGATGGTTTCTTTTAG